One genomic window of Pontibacillus halophilus JSM 076056 = DSM 19796 includes the following:
- a CDS encoding LysR family transcriptional regulator, with translation MELRQLYYFIEVAEREHISEAAHHLHVAQSAVSRQISNLESELNVQLFEREGRNIKLTPIGRIFADYTKTALKAIDEATKQVDQYLDPHRGVIRIGFPTSLAGHLLPTVISSFKENYPNVAFHLRQGSYHYLIDAVKSREIDLAFLGPVPKDDPQVTSHILFTENISALLPIHHRLADRDRILLSDLQSDDFVLFPEGFILRDIVINACKQAGFTPKTMSEGEDLDAIKGLVSAGIGVTLLPESTFYHSVPRYTVKRPIEIPQVRRTVGIITPSTRELAPSEKVFYSFVKNFFSRLERFES, from the coding sequence GTGGAGCTACGTCAGCTGTATTATTTCATTGAAGTGGCGGAACGAGAGCACATCTCAGAAGCCGCCCATCATCTACACGTGGCTCAGTCAGCCGTAAGTAGACAAATCAGCAATCTTGAAAGCGAACTAAATGTTCAACTGTTTGAGCGCGAAGGTCGAAACATTAAGCTAACCCCCATCGGCCGTATCTTTGCAGACTATACGAAGACAGCCTTGAAAGCCATCGATGAAGCTACAAAGCAAGTCGATCAGTACCTTGATCCTCATCGAGGTGTTATTCGAATTGGATTCCCAACAAGTCTCGCAGGGCATCTGCTCCCTACCGTCATTTCGTCATTTAAAGAGAACTACCCAAACGTTGCCTTCCATCTCAGACAAGGTTCTTACCACTATTTAATTGATGCTGTGAAAAGCCGGGAGATTGACCTCGCTTTCCTTGGTCCAGTTCCTAAGGATGACCCTCAAGTTACGAGTCATATCCTTTTCACTGAGAACATCTCAGCCCTCCTTCCCATTCATCATAGACTGGCAGACCGGGACCGTATTCTTCTAAGTGATTTGCAATCAGACGATTTCGTCCTCTTTCCTGAGGGATTTATCTTAAGAGACATCGTCATTAACGCATGCAAGCAGGCTGGGTTCACACCGAAGACAATGTCTGAAGGGGAAGACTTAGATGCGATTAAAGGGCTCGTATCAGCAGGAATTGGAGTTACGCTCTTACCAGAGAGCACGTTCTACCACTCCGTCCCACGTTACACAGTTAAACGCCCCATTGAAATCCCACAAGTTAGGAGAACCGTTGGCATTATTACGCCAAGCACAAGAGAACTAGCCCCTTCTGAGAAGGTCTTCTACTCCTTCGTGAAAAATTTCTTCTCACGGCTTGAGCGCTTTGAGTCGTAG
- a CDS encoding sodium-dependent transporter translates to MKQQEQWSSKLGFILSAAGSAIGLGAIWKFPYTAGQNGGGAFFLIFILFTLLLGLPLLLAEFSIGRTAQRNAVDSYRSIAPNTKWHWLGGLGMVTSFLLLSFYSVIGGWILIYLFKAITGDLTGLTSEEYAEVFGNTISDPFMSVFVQLLFILVTILVVSKGIRNGIERVSKFMMPALFVLFLVLVVRAVSLDGAMEGIRFILQPDFSKVTSSTILNALGQSFFTLSLGVSVMVTYSSYLSKSQSLPRSAVSIVGLNIFIVLLAGLAIFPAVFSFGLEPGSGPVLLFNVLPTVFSQMPGGILFFIAFIVLFLFAAWTSAFSMLEIVVSVLSKGNDAKRRKWAWIIGIGIFIVGIPSTLSYGVLADFTIFGKTVFDLADYAVSNVLLPLGSLLISIFVPLKMKKSDLYEELKHGSGLKRGLFETWYFLLRYVAPVLIFLVMLDVLGIY, encoded by the coding sequence ATGAAGCAGCAAGAACAATGGTCCTCAAAGTTAGGATTCATCTTATCCGCAGCAGGTTCCGCCATTGGGCTCGGAGCCATCTGGAAGTTCCCGTATACCGCCGGTCAGAACGGAGGCGGCGCATTCTTTCTTATCTTTATTCTTTTCACTTTATTGCTCGGACTTCCGCTACTGCTCGCTGAGTTCTCAATCGGGCGAACAGCACAGCGTAACGCGGTGGACTCTTATCGATCCATCGCCCCTAACACGAAATGGCACTGGCTTGGAGGGCTCGGTATGGTTACCTCCTTCCTGCTCTTATCGTTCTACAGCGTCATTGGAGGTTGGATTCTAATTTACCTGTTCAAGGCCATCACAGGTGACTTGACAGGGTTGACGTCAGAAGAATACGCAGAAGTATTCGGAAATACCATCTCAGACCCATTCATGAGCGTATTCGTCCAGCTTCTCTTTATCTTGGTCACGATTCTCGTCGTATCGAAAGGGATTCGTAATGGAATTGAGCGTGTCAGTAAATTTATGATGCCTGCCCTATTCGTTCTATTCTTAGTCCTTGTTGTTCGCGCTGTCAGCTTAGATGGGGCTATGGAGGGGATTCGGTTTATCCTTCAACCAGACTTCTCGAAAGTCACGTCGTCCACTATCTTAAATGCGCTTGGTCAATCATTCTTCACGCTAAGCCTAGGGGTATCCGTCATGGTGACATACAGCTCCTACTTGTCGAAGTCGCAAAGCCTTCCTCGTTCAGCAGTATCGATTGTTGGCTTAAACATCTTTATCGTATTGCTAGCAGGACTGGCCATTTTCCCAGCCGTCTTCTCGTTCGGACTTGAACCAGGAAGCGGACCAGTCTTATTATTTAACGTCTTACCGACAGTGTTCAGCCAAATGCCCGGCGGAATCTTATTCTTTATCGCCTTTATCGTACTCTTCTTGTTTGCAGCCTGGACGTCGGCATTTTCCATGCTTGAAATTGTCGTATCCGTCCTGTCTAAAGGGAATGATGCGAAACGTCGCAAATGGGCATGGATTATCGGAATTGGGATCTTTATTGTAGGAATCCCATCTACTCTCTCATACGGAGTATTGGCAGATTTCACGATATTCGGCAAGACGGTATTTGACCTAGCCGACTATGCTGTAAGTAACGTGTTGCTTCCACTAGGCTCTCTTCTCATCAGCATCTTCGTCCCGCTTAAGATGAAGAAATCTGACCTATACGAAGAACTGAAGCATGGCAGTGGGCTAAAACGTGGATTATTCGAAACTTGGTACTTCTTGCTACGCTATGTGGCACCAGTCCTCATCTTCCTCGTGATGCTCGATGTATTAGGCATTTATTAA
- a CDS encoding CueP family metal-binding protein, with the protein MKGKWIGLIVAFVIVLGGCSNEKKEEVQEDPSVVTMVEKYSQPDTKMLAASITPQVLTVTDENGVEKNYDVTDEDFFVSIAPYEIETHPCTYHSLTGCQGEQVNQSFQVKVTDESGEMVVDREMNTGHNGFLDLWLPRGGTYTVDITAEDGKSTIDELSTFEDDPTCITSMQLS; encoded by the coding sequence ATGAAAGGTAAGTGGATTGGGTTGATTGTGGCATTTGTAATCGTCTTGGGTGGTTGTTCAAATGAGAAGAAAGAAGAGGTTCAGGAAGACCCTTCAGTGGTCACGATGGTCGAGAAGTATAGTCAACCGGATACGAAAATGCTGGCTGCATCCATTACTCCTCAAGTGCTAACGGTTACGGACGAGAATGGAGTAGAGAAGAACTATGACGTCACAGACGAGGACTTCTTCGTTTCCATTGCCCCTTATGAGATTGAAACACATCCATGTACGTACCATAGTTTAACGGGGTGCCAAGGTGAGCAGGTTAACCAATCCTTTCAGGTGAAGGTGACAGATGAGTCAGGAGAGATGGTTGTGGACCGAGAAATGAACACAGGGCACAACGGTTTCCTTGACCTATGGCTTCCGCGAGGCGGGACATACACAGTGGACATTACAGCTGAAGACGGGAAATCAACAATAGACGAGCTGTCAACATTTGAAGACGACCCAACATGCATTACATCGATGCAGCTGTCATAA
- a CDS encoding DMT family transporter, with protein MANKQLQLLAAIGFVIMWSSGFIGARLGTLEASSMTVLMWRFVVAALILSGWWLWKQRKRLTLRSVATQALIGLFAQGGYLYCVFLSVENGVSAGTSNLITTLQPIVAAALAGPILHEATTKKQWAGLMLGILGVLFVVYEDLGTSSQVPLWAYLLSFLAMISLVFATLYEKTLKETVSLMDALPIQTLTSAVLFTIIGLTTGNATPPATTGFWVAVAWVAVLSTIGGYGFYWLNLKLGSVTRVSSLLYLTPPVTMIWAYLMFGDKIGFLTISGMVICSIGVWIIRKGTPAT; from the coding sequence ATGGCTAACAAACAACTACAACTACTCGCAGCAATTGGATTCGTAATTATGTGGAGCTCAGGATTTATCGGGGCGCGATTAGGAACCCTAGAGGCAAGCTCTATGACTGTCTTAATGTGGCGATTTGTGGTCGCTGCTCTCATCTTAAGCGGGTGGTGGTTGTGGAAGCAGCGTAAACGATTAACTCTAAGAAGCGTAGCCACACAAGCACTGATTGGCCTCTTCGCTCAAGGTGGTTATCTATACTGTGTGTTCCTATCTGTTGAGAACGGGGTATCAGCGGGCACTTCAAATTTAATCACAACACTACAACCCATTGTAGCCGCTGCACTGGCTGGTCCAATCCTGCATGAGGCCACGACAAAGAAGCAGTGGGCTGGATTGATGCTCGGCATCCTAGGCGTCTTATTTGTCGTCTATGAAGATTTAGGAACGTCCTCACAAGTTCCTTTATGGGCTTATCTTCTATCCTTTCTAGCGATGATCAGCCTCGTGTTCGCTACCTTGTATGAGAAAACGTTAAAGGAGACGGTTTCTTTGATGGATGCATTACCCATTCAAACGCTGACGAGTGCCGTCCTGTTTACGATAATTGGACTTACAACTGGTAATGCCACTCCACCAGCTACAACCGGATTTTGGGTGGCTGTTGCTTGGGTAGCGGTACTCTCAACCATTGGCGGGTACGGCTTCTACTGGTTAAACTTAAAGCTAGGCAGTGTAACGAGGGTCAGCAGTCTTCTCTATCTCACTCCCCCTGTGACGATGATCTGGGCATATCTGATGTTCGGTGACAAGATTGGTTTCTTAACGATAAGCGGGATGGTAATATGTTCTATAGGAGTATGGATCATTCGGAAAGGAACACCAGCAACATAA
- a CDS encoding TetR/AcrR family transcriptional regulator, whose translation MAETKMTPAALKILETASHLFYWKGIHSIGVETIASEAGVTKKTLYDRFGSKEQLIVAYLNERDRQWKEHLNTYLAPVQEAEPDVKILTVFDALEAWLSTKNRRGCAFVNALAELTEEDHPGRDVIIEEKRWLKNLFRTFIEELGMEQAQELAERLLVLHEGITVTHSMNLSTNGIDSVKETVRLLLQQRK comes from the coding sequence TTGGCAGAGACAAAAATGACACCTGCTGCGTTAAAAATATTAGAAACAGCGTCTCATCTCTTCTACTGGAAGGGGATTCACTCGATTGGAGTTGAGACCATTGCCAGTGAAGCCGGGGTAACGAAGAAAACGTTGTATGACCGATTCGGATCGAAGGAACAGCTCATTGTGGCTTATCTTAATGAGCGTGACCGACAATGGAAGGAGCATCTTAACACCTACCTAGCCCCAGTTCAAGAGGCTGAACCCGATGTGAAGATCTTAACCGTTTTTGATGCGCTTGAGGCTTGGCTCTCAACGAAGAATAGAAGAGGGTGTGCATTCGTAAATGCCTTAGCTGAATTAACAGAAGAGGACCATCCCGGACGGGACGTTATAATAGAAGAAAAACGTTGGTTGAAGAACCTATTCCGAACGTTTATTGAAGAGCTAGGAATGGAACAGGCACAGGAACTTGCCGAACGATTGCTCGTCCTGCACGAAGGCATTACAGTCACCCATTCCATGAACTTATCAACAAATGGCATTGATTCTGTGAAAGAGACGGTTCGATTGCTTCTTCAGCAAAGGAAATAG
- a CDS encoding DUF1048 domain-containing protein: MRIRDNIEAKKAWRAHVSRVKVLPKEYQIVYKEIQKYLFKVGPVEVSNGLLAEILNFFEEGVVAGKGVLEVTGTDVAAFCDDLLDDSKIEEI; this comes from the coding sequence ATGAGGATTAGAGACAATATCGAAGCAAAAAAAGCGTGGAGAGCTCATGTTTCCCGTGTCAAAGTGCTTCCAAAGGAGTACCAAATCGTCTATAAAGAGATTCAAAAATACCTGTTCAAAGTAGGTCCAGTTGAGGTGAGTAATGGACTACTCGCAGAAATTCTCAACTTCTTTGAAGAAGGCGTGGTAGCTGGGAAAGGAGTGCTTGAGGTTACAGGAACGGATGTAGCAGCTTTTTGTGACGACTTACTTGACGATTCTAAAATAGAAGAAATCTAA
- a CDS encoding DUF1048 domain-containing protein: MNFSERISGRDITKEMKAFEMRAKVLPPDYQTAWKEIIQNLWIYGDSTGRNLMPIFDSVLELLEVTSEDGQSIDEVLGDDSKGFCAALVGDEGAKTYRDKWREQLNKNVAKKLGGLT, from the coding sequence ATGAACTTTTCAGAAAGAATATCCGGAAGGGATATAACGAAGGAAATGAAAGCTTTTGAAATGCGAGCAAAGGTCTTACCACCTGACTATCAAACAGCTTGGAAGGAAATTATTCAAAACCTCTGGATTTATGGAGACTCCACAGGTCGTAACCTGATGCCGATTTTTGACAGTGTTCTTGAACTGCTCGAGGTCACCTCAGAAGACGGTCAGAGCATTGACGAAGTATTAGGAGATGATAGTAAAGGCTTTTGTGCAGCGCTTGTTGGTGATGAAGGTGCGAAAACTTATCGAGATAAATGGCGTGAACAACTTAACAAGAATGTAGCAAAGAAATTAGGAGGCCTGACATGA
- a CDS encoding PadR family transcriptional regulator, whose translation MENFREMKKGVLEGCVLEIISRGETYGYEITQKLRELGFDDVVEGTVYTITMRLEKNKLVDIEKKPSTMGPPRKFYTLNTAGEERLKVFWEKWEFISCKLSKLKTT comes from the coding sequence ATGGAAAATTTCAGAGAAATGAAGAAAGGGGTCCTTGAGGGGTGTGTTCTCGAAATCATAAGTCGTGGGGAAACTTACGGCTATGAGATCACGCAAAAGCTACGTGAACTAGGCTTTGATGATGTGGTTGAAGGAACTGTTTATACGATTACCATGAGACTTGAGAAAAACAAGCTTGTTGATATCGAGAAGAAGCCATCCACGATGGGGCCTCCGAGAAAGTTTTACACACTTAACACAGCAGGTGAAGAGCGTCTTAAAGTCTTTTGGGAAAAATGGGAATTCATCTCTTGTAAACTAAGTAAATTAAAAACAACCTAA
- a CDS encoding T6SS immunity protein Tdi1 domain-containing protein, which produces MGDLIIWSDGYVRLLHYRYGVVKTILFTFEFFFQNIKDIEFKNEELAWQPYPEAFKRYRYNKLEFDECFGYTPLLGLGGAE; this is translated from the coding sequence ATGGGTGACCTAATTATTTGGTCAGATGGATATGTTAGACTTCTTCACTACAGGTACGGTGTAGTGAAAACAATTCTGTTTACATTTGAATTCTTCTTTCAAAATATAAAGGATATAGAATTTAAAAATGAGGAGCTGGCTTGGCAACCTTATCCCGAAGCCTTCAAGCGATATAGATATAATAAGTTGGAGTTTGACGAGTGCTTCGGCTATACACCGTTACTAGGCCTAGGTGGGGCAGAGTAA
- a CDS encoding DUF4825 domain-containing protein has translation MKDFELISKEEPYEMNVNYEGIEVKDIEKRYKETAIYNAALIVALVRK, from the coding sequence CTGAAGGATTTTGAACTTATTAGCAAAGAAGAACCTTATGAAATGAATGTAAATTATGAAGGTATAGAAGTAAAGGATATAGAAAAAAGGTATAAGGAAACGGCAATCTATAATGCCGCATTAATAGTTGCTTTGGTTCGGAAATAA